The following are from one region of the Moritella sp. 24 genome:
- a CDS encoding glutaredoxin family protein, whose protein sequence is MTKYVFYTTEGCHLCEQAWELITVQGLVSEMTQVEIIHDELDIARYGIRIPVIKHIVTDREIGWPFDSEELADFIAQN, encoded by the coding sequence ATGACGAAATACGTATTCTATACGACGGAAGGCTGTCATTTATGCGAGCAAGCTTGGGAACTGATCACCGTTCAAGGCTTAGTCAGTGAAATGACACAAGTAGAGATCATTCATGATGAACTTGATATCGCTCGCTATGGCATCCGTATTCCCGTTATTAAGCACATTGTGACCGATAGAGAAATTGGTTGGCCTTTTGATAGTGAAGAATTGGCTGATTTTATCGCACAAAACTGA
- the rmf gene encoding ribosome modulation factor, giving the protein MKRQKRDRLERAYSKGYQAGAAGRSNEVCPFQSADSRGQWLGGWREAQEIRGTGLFIK; this is encoded by the coding sequence ATGAAGAGACAGAAAAGAGATCGTTTGGAAAGAGCATATTCGAAAGGTTACCAAGCTGGCGCGGCTGGCCGCTCGAATGAAGTTTGTCCATTTCAAAGCGCAGATTCGCGCGGTCAATGGTTAGGTGGTTGGCGTGAGGCACAAGAGATCCGAGGAACAGGGCTCTTCATAAAATAG
- a CDS encoding DUF2058 domain-containing protein, with protein MASLQEQLLKAGLADEKKAKKIRKEKNKTNKAVRKNQQNADTSLQDEIKVQKNEQAKLDAERNRVIQEQIELKSEHGKVKQMIQQLHITDVAGETAFNYVLDNKVKTLSVDKITYNALTKGQIGLCVLEGKPYIMPSIAIEKIKAVDEAYVLVLNENTATEIEEDDPYADFQIPDDLMW; from the coding sequence ATGGCTTCATTACAAGAGCAGCTTTTAAAGGCCGGTTTAGCCGATGAAAAAAAAGCGAAAAAAATTCGAAAAGAAAAAAATAAAACCAATAAAGCTGTGCGTAAAAATCAGCAAAATGCAGATACTAGCTTACAAGATGAAATTAAAGTTCAAAAAAACGAACAAGCTAAATTAGATGCAGAGCGTAATCGTGTGATTCAAGAACAGATCGAGCTTAAATCTGAACACGGTAAAGTTAAACAGATGATACAGCAACTTCATATTACTGATGTTGCGGGCGAAACAGCATTTAACTATGTACTTGATAACAAAGTTAAAACATTGTCTGTTGACAAAATCACTTACAATGCCCTAACAAAGGGTCAAATCGGTCTATGCGTGCTTGAGGGTAAACCTTATATTATGCCGAGTATCGCAATTGAAAAAATCAAAGCCGTTGATGAAGCTTATGTTCTTGTGCTTAACGAGAATACAGCAACAGAAATAGAAGAAGATGACCCGTACGCTGATTTCCAAATTCCTGATGACCTAATGTGGTAA
- a CDS encoding DUF3466 family protein gives MQLKKTKLAGIISLLLCTTAVASTTAIVVDSSGSNDFGPYVSAMDTSSAATSTATYTQKYAQQFTYDIGAPWTYNEYCVNDTDVCEMFWDGSKSDGSDGLYIWRRNILNTYAGYNGTYQSEFTTSVNTLDVSPSSFTESRKITAIDSDSAQIGYATDSASKVVRRAFYNNVELKPLDFDNNGGFSSAHDAVKVIVKSTTTPTYTFEKKLIVGQASVRWANADDESRFAYCFNYPADDDRYDYDDLYNCPGFDLQASYWDETGSTVAYLSDNSATKWISGGDQALFIGNAYAINTSGFAVGFSTQQIYSSTSGGRARATLFKPTVTATDTISYAMAEISKPKTDAGSDYNDIIRDTVAVDITDKVYVAPVIAGDKGTFSPASETDASQSFIVVGNRTYNQPQNRSYATEFYTYDVKTGDTRYPFQANPIKGASSQASKINNDGLVVGWRDARGETTPTADGSPRFQSAFIYDYKSNKSAYLDDLYCQEATAAGDEIKYRLSNAISISDADSSGDVIVVANAFDYKNVENYKNRVNSNPVVLKMTITANDLAHLPSTSQCPIKADEDYERSGAGMGWFILLPSMMLFFRRFKR, from the coding sequence ATGCAGTTAAAAAAGACTAAGTTAGCAGGGATTATTAGTCTCTTACTGTGTACAACTGCGGTGGCTTCAACCACCGCTATTGTTGTAGACAGCAGTGGTTCAAATGACTTCGGTCCATATGTTTCAGCCATGGATACGTCAAGTGCAGCGACTAGTACAGCTACGTACACTCAAAAATATGCACAACAATTCACATATGATATCGGTGCTCCTTGGACATATAATGAATATTGTGTCAATGACACCGATGTTTGCGAAATGTTCTGGGATGGCTCGAAGTCTGATGGTAGTGACGGTCTATATATTTGGCGCCGTAACATTTTAAATACGTATGCTGGCTATAACGGCACTTACCAATCAGAGTTTACAACTTCAGTTAATACGCTTGATGTATCTCCATCTAGTTTTACTGAATCACGTAAAATAACCGCAATCGATAGCGATTCAGCTCAAATCGGTTATGCAACTGATTCAGCAAGTAAAGTAGTGAGAAGAGCTTTTTATAATAATGTTGAATTAAAGCCCTTAGATTTTGATAACAATGGTGGATTCAGTTCTGCTCATGATGCTGTAAAAGTCATTGTTAAATCAACGACGACACCTACTTATACATTTGAAAAAAAATTAATTGTTGGTCAAGCTAGTGTCCGATGGGCAAATGCTGATGATGAAAGCCGTTTTGCTTATTGCTTTAATTATCCGGCCGATGACGATCGTTATGATTACGATGATCTATATAATTGCCCTGGTTTTGATTTACAAGCAAGCTATTGGGATGAAACTGGTAGTACTGTGGCTTATCTATCTGATAACTCAGCTACTAAATGGATAAGTGGCGGTGATCAGGCTTTATTCATAGGTAATGCCTATGCAATTAATACATCAGGCTTTGCTGTAGGTTTTTCTACTCAACAGATTTACTCATCTACAAGTGGTGGTCGCGCACGCGCCACATTGTTTAAGCCGACTGTAACGGCTACTGATACAATCAGTTATGCTATGGCTGAGATATCAAAACCAAAGACAGATGCTGGCAGTGATTACAACGACATCATTCGTGATACAGTTGCTGTTGATATTACGGATAAAGTTTATGTCGCTCCTGTCATCGCTGGCGATAAGGGGACATTTTCTCCTGCTAGTGAAACCGATGCATCACAATCTTTTATCGTAGTAGGTAATCGCACATATAATCAGCCTCAAAACAGAAGTTATGCGACAGAGTTTTATACATATGATGTAAAAACTGGGGATACACGTTATCCATTCCAAGCTAATCCGATTAAAGGTGCTAGCTCTCAAGCTAGTAAAATTAATAATGATGGATTAGTTGTAGGTTGGCGTGATGCTCGTGGTGAAACAACACCGACAGCAGATGGTTCACCTCGTTTTCAAAGTGCTTTCATTTATGATTATAAATCTAACAAATCAGCTTACTTAGACGATCTATATTGCCAAGAAGCAACTGCAGCTGGTGACGAAATTAAATATCGACTAAGTAATGCGATTAGTATTAGTGATGCCGATTCGAGTGGTGACGTGATTGTTGTAGCGAATGCATTTGATTATAAAAATGTTGAAAACTACAAAAATAGAGTTAACTCTAATCCTGTCGTGTTAAAAATGACGATTACAGCTAATGACTTGGCTCATTTACCAAGTACTTCTCAGTGCCCAATTAAGGCTGATGAAGACTATGAACGAAGTGGCGCTGGGATGGGGTGGTTTATCTTACTACCTTCCATGATGCTTTTTTTCCGTCGATTTAAGCGTTAA
- a CDS encoding ABC transporter ATP-binding protein encodes MAVITLQNACLAFGDLPLLNHADAVFERKERVCLVGRNGAGKSTMMKVIGGEIQLDDGVLRIEQDAVVSRLEQDPPKVSGVTIFDFVAGGLADIGQVLKDYHHQAILVGEDYSEKALNKLMRLQEELDNRNGWEFEQNIEQVLTRLDLEADMLLDDLSGGWLRRAALARALASKPDILLLDEPTNHLDIESILWLEEFLKDFAGTIIFVSHDRSFIRSMATRIIDIDRGNLMSFPGNYDEYLVGKEEALRVEDEQNALFDKRLAQEEVWIRQGVKARRTRNEGRVKALKEMRNERSERLTVQGKAKISVDETSRSGKRIFEGEDVFYGYENKQIVKDFTFNIMRGDKIAFVGPNGCGKSTLIKLLLEELQPQAGIIKCGTKLEVSYFDQHRTELDLEKTVIDNLADGKQEVVVNGKPRHALGYLQDFLFHPQRARTPVKVLSGGERNRLLLAKLFLKPSNLLIMDEPTNDLDIETLELLEELLANYQGTLLLVSHDRNFIDNTVTSCWMFDGKGHITNFVGGYHDAKNQQANTQSMTAKPKAKPVVEAPVKQAKPVKAVKTKKLPYNIQVELDKLPAKMEQLEELVETLQAEINQPEFFNKPADETQAMLENLASKEQELETAFARWEELEEMKG; translated from the coding sequence GTGGCTGTTATCACGTTACAAAATGCTTGTCTTGCCTTTGGCGACCTGCCGTTATTAAATCATGCTGATGCTGTATTTGAACGCAAAGAACGCGTATGTCTTGTTGGTCGTAATGGTGCTGGTAAATCGACAATGATGAAAGTTATTGGCGGTGAAATTCAATTAGACGATGGTGTCCTTAGAATTGAACAAGATGCAGTTGTTTCTCGTTTAGAGCAAGATCCACCAAAAGTAAGTGGCGTAACAATCTTTGATTTTGTTGCGGGTGGTCTAGCTGACATCGGTCAAGTATTAAAAGATTATCACCATCAAGCAATTTTAGTTGGTGAAGATTACAGTGAAAAAGCATTAAATAAATTGATGCGTCTTCAAGAAGAACTTGATAACCGTAATGGTTGGGAGTTTGAGCAAAACATTGAGCAAGTACTTACTCGTCTAGACCTTGAAGCTGATATGTTACTTGATGATTTATCAGGTGGTTGGTTACGTCGTGCGGCATTGGCACGTGCACTAGCAAGTAAACCAGATATTTTATTACTTGATGAGCCAACGAACCACTTGGATATCGAATCTATTCTTTGGTTAGAAGAGTTCTTAAAAGATTTCGCCGGTACTATCATTTTCGTAAGCCATGATAGAAGTTTCATTCGTTCTATGGCTACACGTATCATTGATATTGACCGTGGTAACTTAATGTCTTTCCCTGGTAACTATGATGAGTATTTAGTTGGTAAAGAAGAAGCATTACGTGTAGAAGACGAACAGAATGCATTATTCGATAAGCGCCTAGCGCAAGAAGAAGTATGGATCCGTCAAGGTGTTAAAGCACGTCGTACACGTAATGAAGGCCGTGTAAAAGCACTTAAAGAAATGCGTAACGAACGTAGCGAACGTCTAACTGTTCAAGGTAAGGCGAAGATCTCTGTTGATGAGACTTCACGTTCAGGTAAACGTATTTTTGAAGGCGAAGACGTATTCTATGGTTATGAAAACAAGCAAATTGTTAAAGACTTTACCTTTAACATTATGCGTGGTGATAAAATTGCATTCGTTGGTCCAAACGGTTGTGGTAAGAGTACATTAATCAAGTTATTACTTGAAGAATTACAACCACAAGCTGGTATTATCAAATGTGGTACTAAGTTAGAAGTGTCTTACTTCGATCAACATCGTACAGAGCTTGATCTTGAAAAAACAGTAATAGACAATTTAGCTGACGGTAAACAAGAAGTCGTGGTAAATGGTAAACCGCGCCATGCACTTGGTTATTTACAAGACTTCTTATTCCACCCACAGCGTGCACGTACACCAGTAAAAGTACTGTCTGGTGGTGAGCGTAACCGTCTATTATTAGCTAAATTATTCCTAAAACCATCTAATCTTTTGATTATGGATGAACCAACCAATGATTTAGATATCGAAACATTGGAACTTTTAGAAGAATTACTTGCCAATTATCAGGGTACGTTATTATTAGTAAGCCATGATCGTAACTTTATTGATAACACAGTAACAAGTTGCTGGATGTTTGATGGTAAAGGTCATATCACTAACTTTGTTGGTGGTTACCATGATGCTAAAAATCAACAAGCAAATACGCAATCTATGACTGCTAAGCCAAAAGCGAAGCCTGTAGTAGAAGCGCCAGTAAAACAAGCAAAACCAGTTAAGGCCGTTAAAACAAAAAAACTGCCTTACAATATCCAAGTTGAACTTGATAAACTGCCTGCAAAAATGGAACAACTTGAAGAACTAGTTGAAACATTGCAAGCTGAAATTAATCAACCTGAATTCTTTAATAAGCCTGCTGACGAAACGCAAGCGATGCTTGAAAACCTTGCTAGCAAAGAGCAAGAGTTAGAAACTGCATTTGCACGTTGGGAAGAGCTTGAAGAAATGAAGGGCTAA
- a CDS encoding AAA family ATPase, with translation MIALLIEKIVANKLVPVFDMGSRCKLHEFDTVQRDQLCPQNNKLFALFHQTSSAKLLVATDFEGFEHTKSFSDMLSTLPSKRAKSICYVEDVTKVGSAHAFEIWRDKAPLFKQLIEQIITTGEFSKDALNSCTIQPYSNLVPLLLNLNEFNVDQSFKILCDSKTAETNIIDATNLSQTVLFGNLDTLYKNGSYSSNVAQLIPGLIHQAHGGYILIKIDELINNPELWYQLKAVIKQGSLAWRSSNQTVQTELKPDVAPIDIKVVLLGDRLAISQLADGDREFSSMTNSFIDFPSEFNITEQAITNYIGYIKLLLSESSLLPLSACGLTRLLQLSSRWCEHNNYLSLNETKLTTLLSYCHQVASNNNLESIDQETLNTVLSLQHEALNGYIRLSNEGIVEKQIILETDGEKIGQINGLSVLEMDGHPESFGEPIRITATGHLNGDGDISDVERKAELAGNIHAKSMMIIQGFFTHTFAKPLPLPISANLVFEQSYGEIDGDSAALAGTCALLSVLAQKPIAQNLAVTGAIDQFGNVLAVGGINEKLEGFQRICELNGQTNIGVLIPAANMVNLNLSDKLIDAVNNDQLAIYPITHIDEAIELLMDIKAGSLDEENSLYNIIRLLAEEDDELEGNDSVFVNKLKQLYARITYKQG, from the coding sequence GTGATAGCCTTGTTAATTGAGAAAATTGTTGCTAATAAATTAGTTCCTGTCTTTGATATGGGTTCACGCTGTAAACTCCACGAGTTTGACACAGTACAGCGAGACCAGTTATGCCCGCAAAATAATAAGCTTTTCGCATTATTCCACCAGACCTCAAGTGCTAAGTTACTCGTCGCTACCGATTTTGAAGGTTTTGAACATACAAAATCATTCAGCGATATGCTATCGACACTGCCAAGTAAACGAGCAAAATCTATTTGCTATGTTGAAGATGTCACAAAAGTTGGGTCTGCACATGCGTTTGAGATATGGCGTGATAAAGCTCCGTTATTTAAACAGCTGATTGAACAAATTATTACAACGGGTGAATTTTCAAAAGACGCGCTAAATTCATGCACGATACAGCCATATTCTAACCTTGTTCCTTTATTATTGAACCTGAATGAATTTAACGTAGATCAATCATTCAAGATATTGTGTGACAGTAAAACTGCTGAAACAAATATCATAGATGCGACTAATTTAAGTCAAACAGTGCTCTTTGGTAACTTAGATACGCTTTATAAGAATGGCAGCTATAGCAGTAATGTCGCGCAGCTCATCCCCGGCCTTATACATCAAGCGCATGGCGGTTACATCCTTATCAAGATTGATGAGTTAATTAACAATCCCGAGTTATGGTACCAATTAAAAGCGGTTATCAAACAAGGTTCATTAGCATGGCGTTCAAGTAACCAAACAGTTCAAACAGAATTAAAACCAGACGTAGCACCTATTGATATAAAAGTTGTTTTACTTGGCGACCGCCTCGCGATTAGCCAACTAGCAGATGGTGATAGAGAGTTTTCGAGTATGACGAACTCTTTTATTGATTTCCCTTCAGAATTCAATATCACAGAACAAGCTATCACAAACTATATCGGTTACATTAAGTTATTACTGTCTGAATCGAGTTTACTGCCTCTATCGGCTTGTGGCTTAACGCGTCTACTGCAACTGAGTAGCCGTTGGTGTGAACACAATAATTACCTGAGTCTAAATGAAACTAAATTAACAACGCTATTAAGCTATTGCCACCAAGTAGCATCAAATAATAATTTAGAGTCTATAGACCAAGAGACATTGAACACTGTTTTATCTCTGCAGCACGAAGCCTTGAATGGCTATATACGCCTTAGTAATGAAGGTATTGTAGAAAAGCAGATCATATTAGAAACCGATGGCGAAAAAATTGGTCAAATTAATGGATTATCAGTACTGGAAATGGATGGTCATCCAGAGAGTTTTGGTGAACCAATTCGAATTACAGCGACCGGTCATCTAAATGGTGATGGTGATATATCGGATGTAGAGCGCAAAGCGGAGTTAGCGGGTAATATTCATGCAAAATCGATGATGATTATTCAAGGGTTCTTCACTCACACCTTTGCAAAACCACTACCGCTACCGATTAGCGCAAACTTAGTATTTGAACAGTCTTATGGCGAAATTGATGGTGACAGTGCAGCGTTAGCCGGAACATGTGCATTACTGTCAGTTCTTGCACAAAAACCCATTGCACAAAACCTCGCTGTTACAGGCGCGATAGATCAGTTTGGTAATGTTCTTGCTGTTGGCGGCATCAATGAGAAACTTGAAGGTTTCCAGCGGATTTGTGAATTGAACGGGCAAACCAACATTGGGGTTTTAATTCCAGCTGCAAATATGGTTAACCTTAATTTAAGTGATAAACTTATCGATGCTGTAAACAATGATCAACTTGCTATCTACCCTATCACGCATATTGATGAAGCAATTGAGCTATTGATGGATATTAAAGCCGGTTCACTTGATGAAGAAAACAGTCTATACAATATTATCAGACTGCTCGCAGAAGAGGACGATGAATTAGAAGGTAATGATTCTGTCTTTGTAAACAAACTTAAACAATTGTACGCTAGAATTACATATAAACAGGGATGA
- the fabA gene encoding bifunctional 3-hydroxydecanoyl-ACP dehydratase/trans-2-decenoyl-ACP isomerase codes for MSATERNSFDKEDLVKCGNGKLFESDIRLPKDNMLMMDRILHIDDTSGEFGKGEIIAELDITPDLWFFDCHFDSDPVMPGCLGLDAMWQLVGFFLGWSGAKGKGRALGVGEVKFTGQVLPTSKKVTYKIVMKRVVLRRLVMGIADAQMLVDGKVIYTAKDLKVGLFQDTTVF; via the coding sequence ATGTCAGCAACAGAACGTAATAGCTTCGATAAAGAAGATTTAGTTAAATGTGGTAATGGCAAATTGTTTGAGTCGGATATCCGCCTTCCAAAAGACAACATGTTGATGATGGATCGTATTCTACACATTGATGACACCAGTGGTGAGTTCGGTAAAGGCGAAATCATTGCAGAACTTGATATCACACCTGATTTATGGTTTTTCGACTGTCACTTTGACAGTGATCCAGTTATGCCAGGCTGTTTAGGTCTTGATGCTATGTGGCAACTCGTTGGTTTCTTCCTAGGCTGGAGCGGCGCTAAAGGTAAAGGTAGAGCTTTGGGTGTAGGCGAAGTTAAGTTTACAGGTCAAGTATTACCAACATCGAAAAAAGTAACATATAAAATCGTTATGAAACGTGTTGTACTACGCCGCTTAGTAATGGGTATCGCAGATGCTCAAATGCTTGTTGATGGTAAAGTGATTTATACAGCAAAAGATCTTAAAGTAGGTTTATTCCAAGATACAACCGTATTTTAA
- a CDS encoding Tim44 domain-containing protein, whose product MKNILTVLMMVFAFSLAAPEVHAKKFGGSKSFGKSYKTAPQKQTPAASTPATPAKQGMSKKGMLGGMLGGLLVGGLLASMFGGGAFEGFQFMDMIIMAGVAFLLFRLFKGMMRSKAASQQGQGSPQPASGPAFREEAQQDATFSPASQGGFASTGNDVPFNLPADFDLTNFLTGARSHYKTLQKAWNENDLDTVQDYVSIELYNELRVQRKELEGEQHTEVMFLDAELVRAESTASLSQVSVKFNGRYRDSHEDVEADINEVWHLERDLTQPNAPWLITGIEQ is encoded by the coding sequence ATGAAAAATATTTTAACTGTTCTAATGATGGTATTCGCTTTCTCATTAGCGGCACCAGAAGTTCACGCTAAAAAATTCGGTGGAAGTAAATCTTTCGGTAAGAGTTATAAAACCGCACCACAAAAACAAACACCTGCAGCTTCAACACCAGCTACACCAGCAAAACAAGGCATGAGTAAAAAAGGCATGTTAGGCGGAATGTTAGGTGGCTTACTTGTTGGTGGCTTACTTGCATCAATGTTTGGCGGTGGTGCTTTTGAAGGCTTCCAGTTCATGGATATGATCATCATGGCTGGTGTTGCATTCTTACTATTCCGTTTATTCAAAGGAATGATGCGTTCAAAAGCGGCTTCACAGCAAGGGCAAGGTTCTCCTCAGCCAGCTTCAGGTCCAGCATTTAGAGAAGAAGCACAGCAAGACGCAACGTTCAGCCCTGCAAGTCAAGGCGGCTTTGCAAGTACTGGTAATGACGTACCATTCAACCTACCTGCTGATTTTGATTTAACAAATTTCTTAACGGGTGCCCGTAGCCACTATAAAACGTTACAGAAAGCTTGGAATGAAAACGATTTAGATACTGTTCAAGATTATGTATCTATTGAGTTATACAACGAGTTACGCGTACAACGTAAAGAGCTTGAAGGTGAACAGCATACAGAAGTAATGTTCCTTGACGCAGAACTAGTACGTGCAGAGTCAACTGCATCACTATCACAAGTTAGCGTTAAGTTTAATGGCCGTTACCGTGACAGCCATGAAGATGTTGAAGCTGACATTAACGAAGTGTGGCATTTAGAACGTGATTTAACACAACCAAATGCACCATGGTTAATTACAGGTATCGAGCAGTAA
- the rlmKL gene encoding bifunctional 23S rRNA (guanine(2069)-N(7))-methyltransferase RlmK/23S rRNA (guanine(2445)-N(2))-methyltransferase RlmL, producing the protein MTKLNTYFASSPKGLELLLKEELIELGAQDCRETMAGVSFKSTQLIAYKVCLWSRLASRVTLQLKTFKIFDVLDLYLAVSGMHWEKIFDIDKTFAVSCSGTNDSIRDTQFGALKVKDGIVDRFTKSMSERPNVAKNDPDVRIHLHIRREEATLSLDLCGNGLHQRGYRQGTGAAPLKENLAAAIIKRSGYTDGLLVDPMCGSATLLIEAALMALKVPAGILRTRYCFQQLNDYDQSGWEELVAQAKYQTRKNIANTDLKVYGFDKSWRVLDQAKANVRAAGLEHVIELETGDAKNLVNDFTSEGTLICNPPYGERMGEQPELIVLHQVLGERLKSEFAGWNVAFFSSNQDLLSRLGMRANKQYKLFNGSLECFLKLYQISSVARQVKAHVETQMTPGFAEDFRNRLKKNIKQLTKWAKKEQVNCYRLYDADLPDYNAAIDLYDDWIVVQEYKAPKDVPEQKAKQRIMDIVAVTLDVTQIDPNKLVLKVRQKQKGASQYEKLQQVKSVFTVSEYGAQFEVNMKDYLDTGLFIDHRLTRRMVGNMSAGKRFLNLFSYTGSASVHAILGGAESSVTVDMSNTYLDWAKRNFALNNISMRKHEVVQADCLAWLARCEDKFDLIFIDPPTFSNSKRMEDSFDVERDHIQLFTWLENILSASGQVVFSNNKRNFKLDFEGLEKLGLKATNITENNRSKDFARNKNISNCWLVERVA; encoded by the coding sequence TTGACTAAACTCAACACTTATTTTGCTTCTTCACCTAAGGGTTTGGAACTTCTGCTTAAAGAAGAGCTAATTGAACTTGGCGCACAAGATTGCCGTGAAACAATGGCTGGTGTTTCATTTAAATCGACTCAATTAATTGCGTATAAGGTGTGTTTGTGGAGCCGCTTAGCATCTCGAGTGACCTTGCAATTAAAAACATTTAAAATCTTTGATGTTTTAGATCTTTACCTTGCGGTATCGGGTATGCATTGGGAAAAAATATTCGATATTGATAAGACGTTTGCTGTTTCTTGTTCTGGTACCAATGATAGTATCCGTGATACTCAGTTTGGCGCATTAAAAGTAAAAGATGGTATTGTTGACCGCTTTACTAAGAGCATGAGCGAACGCCCAAATGTAGCTAAGAACGACCCTGATGTGCGTATTCATCTACACATTCGTCGTGAAGAAGCGACATTATCTCTGGATTTATGTGGTAATGGTTTACACCAACGTGGCTACCGTCAAGGTACTGGTGCTGCACCACTAAAAGAAAATCTAGCAGCCGCTATCATTAAGCGTAGTGGTTACACAGATGGTCTACTTGTCGATCCTATGTGTGGTTCTGCAACGTTACTTATCGAAGCTGCATTAATGGCATTGAAAGTACCGGCTGGTATTTTACGTACACGTTACTGCTTCCAACAGCTGAATGATTACGATCAATCAGGTTGGGAAGAGCTTGTTGCACAAGCTAAATACCAAACACGCAAAAATATCGCGAATACAGACCTTAAAGTATATGGTTTTGATAAAAGCTGGCGTGTACTTGACCAAGCTAAAGCTAACGTGCGTGCAGCGGGTCTAGAGCATGTTATCGAATTAGAAACGGGTGATGCTAAGAACCTTGTTAACGATTTCACTAGCGAAGGTACATTAATTTGTAACCCTCCTTATGGTGAACGTATGGGTGAGCAACCTGAACTTATCGTGTTACACCAAGTATTAGGTGAGCGCCTTAAGAGTGAATTTGCGGGTTGGAATGTTGCATTCTTCTCATCTAATCAAGATTTACTTTCTCGTTTAGGCATGCGTGCAAATAAACAATACAAATTATTCAATGGTTCATTAGAGTGTTTCCTTAAGCTTTACCAGATTTCTTCAGTTGCGCGTCAAGTAAAAGCACACGTTGAAACTCAAATGACGCCTGGTTTTGCTGAAGATTTCCGTAACCGTTTAAAGAAAAACATTAAGCAGTTAACTAAATGGGCTAAAAAAGAGCAAGTAAACTGTTATCGTCTATATGATGCTGATTTACCTGACTACAATGCCGCAATCGATTTATACGATGATTGGATTGTAGTGCAAGAATACAAAGCCCCGAAAGATGTGCCAGAGCAAAAAGCAAAGCAACGTATCATGGATATTGTTGCTGTTACGCTTGATGTGACTCAAATTGATCCAAATAAACTTGTATTAAAAGTGCGCCAGAAGCAAAAAGGTGCTAGCCAGTACGAAAAATTACAACAAGTTAAGTCAGTATTCACAGTTAGTGAATATGGCGCTCAGTTTGAAGTAAACATGAAAGATTACCTTGATACAGGTTTGTTTATCGATCACCGTTTAACACGCCGCATGGTGGGTAACATGAGTGCGGGTAAACGTTTCTTAAACCTATTCTCATACACGGGTAGTGCAAGTGTTCATGCTATTTTAGGTGGCGCAGAATCATCTGTTACTGTTGATATGTCTAACACTTACCTTGATTGGGCTAAACGTAACTTTGCGTTAAACAACATCAGCATGCGTAAGCACGAAGTTGTTCAAGCAGATTGTTTAGCATGGTTAGCACGTTGTGAAGACAAGTTTGACCTTATCTTTATTGATCCACCAACGTTCTCTAACTCGAAACGTATGGAAGACAGCTTTGATGTAGAACGTGACCATATCCAACTATTCACGTGGTTGGAAAACATTCTTTCTGCAAGTGGTCAGGTTGTATTCTCAAACAACAAGCGTAACTTCAAGTTAGATTTTGAAGGGCTAGAAAAACTAGGCCTTAAAGCAACGAATATTACAGAAAATAATCGTTCTAAAGATTTCGCTCGTAACAAAAATATCAGTAACTGCTGGCTTGTTGAACGAGTAGCATAA